From the Borrelia puertoricensis genome, one window contains:
- a CDS encoding phosphoribosyltransferase, giving the protein MKKFVSYEEIRINGLKLAYKIYKNGFIPDIMYVSLRGGAYLGNIISEFFKFIKPEKPLLYAAVVARSYDVSNKQKKIMIDGWTYDPKYLRAGDNVLFVDDIFDTGRTIIYLREEVLKRGIDSQNVKIAVYDYKERGYLDYKPDYYVNKYSSEDELNTWIHYSNHELIGLSEDEYKLSFFNLDDELNDILKFLSSKL; this is encoded by the coding sequence ATGAAAAAATTTGTTTCTTATGAAGAGATAAGAATAAATGGTCTTAAGCTTGCTTATAAAATTTATAAAAATGGATTTATTCCTGATATTATGTATGTTTCTTTAAGAGGAGGTGCTTATCTTGGTAATATTATTAGTGAATTCTTTAAATTTATTAAGCCAGAAAAACCCCTTCTTTATGCTGCTGTTGTTGCAAGATCATATGATGTTTCGAATAAGCAAAAAAAAATAATGATAGATGGATGGACTTATGATCCAAAATATTTAAGAGCAGGGGATAATGTTTTATTTGTTGATGATATTTTTGATACTGGTCGTACAATTATTTATTTGCGAGAAGAAGTTCTAAAGAGAGGAATAGATAGTCAAAATGTTAAGATTGCTGTTTATGATTATAAGGAACGTGGGTATTTGGATTATAAGCCGGATTATTATGTTAATAAATATTCAAGTGAAGATGAGTTAAACACATGGATACATTACAGTAATCATGAGTTAATAGGCTTATCAGAAGATGAGTATAAATTAAGTTTTTTTAATTTAGATGATGAACTGAATGATATTTTAAAATTTTTGTCTAGCAAACTTTAG
- a CDS encoding trypsin-like peptidase domain-containing protein, giving the protein MKKNFISVFLASFLALTIGFFVGIHYLGSDKNTIVFAQEKGGAGESLQDSFRNVSKKILPSTVEIYATGIVKTRDLFHLFFFFDIPGLNLEKKAQWGGSGVIIGRDSKKTNLFYALTNSHVVDNAIEFEVGTYDNKTYKAKLVGKDDKKDIALVSFEANDASIEIAELGDSDMLEIGDWVIAVGSPHNFSFSVTAGIISGLHRSVNPNLKARNSFIQTDAAINRGNSGGPLVNIKGEVIGINTWISASPSGGNLGLGFAVPINNAKSIFDVLMSGKKSESAWMGVDLHRLRSKDPELLKSLGYEDNFESLAIIAGVYDGTSAFRAGLKAGDVISKINDVSMSFFYDVKQYINDFYAKEKIKVEILRGKEKKNVEIELDVKPKISNEKEYVSELKLMPGFTVYPLTKEVRTQLGLRNWTNGVVVDSVDPTLGTNPKISTGDIIMVVNSKSIKSLRDFYDAVEHRKNTYTVLRDGQTFKISF; this is encoded by the coding sequence ATGAAGAAAAATTTTATTTCCGTATTTTTAGCAAGCTTTTTAGCTTTAACTATTGGATTTTTTGTTGGGATACATTATTTAGGATCTGATAAAAATACTATTGTTTTTGCACAGGAGAAAGGTGGTGCTGGCGAGTCTCTTCAAGATTCTTTTAGAAACGTATCTAAAAAGATTTTACCATCCACTGTGGAAATTTATGCTACTGGAATAGTTAAAACACGCGATCTTTTCCATTTATTCTTTTTTTTTGATATTCCAGGTCTTAACCTTGAAAAAAAGGCGCAATGGGGTGGTTCTGGAGTAATTATTGGAAGAGATTCTAAGAAAACAAATTTATTTTATGCTCTTACAAATAGTCATGTTGTAGATAATGCGATTGAATTTGAAGTTGGAACTTATGACAATAAAACTTATAAAGCAAAACTAGTAGGTAAGGATGATAAAAAAGATATTGCACTTGTTAGTTTTGAGGCTAATGATGCATCTATTGAAATAGCTGAACTTGGTGATAGTGATATGCTTGAGATAGGGGATTGGGTTATAGCTGTTGGGAGTCCCCATAACTTTAGTTTTTCAGTTACAGCAGGTATTATAAGTGGCCTTCATCGTTCGGTTAATCCTAATTTAAAAGCACGAAATTCATTTATTCAAACAGATGCAGCTATTAATCGTGGTAATTCTGGGGGACCTCTTGTAAATATTAAAGGAGAAGTTATTGGAATCAATACTTGGATATCAGCTTCTCCTTCTGGGGGTAATCTTGGACTTGGTTTTGCTGTTCCTATTAATAACGCTAAAAGTATTTTCGATGTTTTGATGAGTGGTAAGAAAAGTGAATCGGCTTGGATGGGAGTTGATTTGCATCGTTTAAGAAGTAAGGACCCGGAACTTCTTAAAAGCTTAGGTTATGAGGATAATTTTGAATCATTAGCAATTATTGCGGGGGTTTATGATGGTACGTCTGCTTTTAGAGCAGGGCTTAAAGCAGGTGATGTAATTAGCAAGATCAATGATGTTTCAATGAGTTTTTTCTATGATGTTAAGCAGTATATTAATGATTTTTATGCGAAAGAGAAAATTAAAGTTGAAATTTTAAGAGGAAAAGAGAAAAAGAATGTTGAAATAGAACTTGATGTTAAGCCCAAAATTAGTAATGAGAAAGAATATGTCTCAGAGCTAAAATTGATGCCAGGTTTTACTGTTTATCCTTTAACTAAGGAGGTTAGGACTCAACTTGGTTTAAGAAACTGGACTAATGGAGTTGTTGTAGACAGTGTTGATCCAACTTTAGGTACAAATCCTAAAATTTCAACAGGAGATATCATTATGGTTGTTAATTCAAAAAGTATTAAAAGCTTAAGAGATTTTTATGATGCTGTTGAACATAGGAAGAATACTTATACTGTTTTAAGAGATGGTCAAACTTTTAAAATATCTTTTTAG
- the map gene encoding type I methionyl aminopeptidase produces MKLRLKSRAEIEKIRASAKLLAQTFLEIEKNITPGINTKTLDLIANDFIVKNGAKPAFKGYSGFKGAICASINEEVIHGIPGTRELKYGDVISVDCGVILDGFYSDMAKTFKVGKVSPRINKLLEVTESALYRGIDEMKAGNRVLDISKAIENYIKPFGFGIVRDYTGHGVGFALHEEPNVPNYYEPFFKNVRIQEGMVLAIEPMVNLGSHKVSVKNDGWTVFTSDFSCSAHFEHTVAVVDGLPLILSKI; encoded by the coding sequence TTGAAATTAAGATTAAAGTCTAGAGCAGAGATTGAGAAAATTAGGGCATCTGCAAAACTTTTGGCCCAGACTTTTTTAGAGATTGAAAAAAATATTACTCCTGGAATTAACACTAAAACGCTTGATTTGATTGCTAATGATTTTATTGTTAAGAATGGGGCTAAGCCTGCTTTTAAGGGATATTCTGGATTTAAGGGAGCTATTTGTGCTTCTATAAATGAAGAAGTTATTCATGGAATTCCTGGAACAAGAGAACTGAAATATGGCGATGTTATTAGTGTTGATTGTGGGGTTATTTTAGATGGATTTTATAGTGATATGGCTAAGACTTTTAAGGTGGGTAAAGTAAGTCCTAGGATCAATAAATTATTAGAAGTTACAGAGTCTGCTCTTTATAGAGGAATTGATGAAATGAAGGCTGGTAATCGAGTTTTAGATATCTCAAAAGCTATAGAAAATTATATTAAACCATTTGGTTTTGGAATTGTTAGGGATTATACAGGACATGGTGTTGGTTTTGCTTTGCATGAAGAACCAAATGTTCCAAATTATTATGAGCCTTTTTTTAAAAATGTTAGAATTCAGGAGGGTATGGTTTTAGCGATTGAGCCGATGGTAAATTTAGGGAGCCATAAAGTTTCTGTTAAGAATGATGGTTGGACGGTGTTTACATCTGATTTTAGTTGTTCTGCTCATTTTGAACATACTGTTGCTGTTGTTGATGGTTTGCCTTTGATTTTGAGTAAGATTTGA
- a CDS encoding tetratricopeptide repeat protein translates to MKVNKVLLFFILFLVLFISIFVYLSLHPYVLYMLKGELDFNEILVEVDGYLLNESLESAENAMRFYSYYADTEYKWLSLIKRAKLYSVKIKHYLLMRDILDLSVKSLPGNLKLRALEVYSKLKVGAVLEAYDIAKQYLLGYKEYKHLYDEAFIKSLILSYDVKDIKSFLIKIEHERDAFAFETIGLNLQNNAFLIDAMLLYIEKKDLASAKRILLRIKEDKDFSKELAYISYGLDNLDFTIANLKLNNSNDPSLMFLLADAYLKKGDINNAKIEYLKLYTDFPDYSMMVYLGLAFIAKKEHDLNRAIAYLNKANENFKENEIVNYYLANVYFEANDYFNANEIAKKYKESPLFFKLYFVLNYSNLKYEAKKSFLWRLFYRSNYSADVAQLLAWNLLLYSDLKDLDLFFKIYDSVDEVQDWYYFYKFYYFFLKKDLSVAEKVIIENQVGKYLYGFYYNLGVLKLYQKNYKESEEYFSKTVSLLPFTLDDKSKITLREREDVAKVYLKRGINYLYLGEFEKGREAILTSNFFYETNEGKLYMNMIEILKERN, encoded by the coding sequence TTGAAAGTAAATAAGGTGTTGTTGTTTTTTATTTTATTTTTAGTCCTTTTTATATCAATTTTTGTTTATTTGAGCTTGCATCCATACGTTTTATATATGTTAAAGGGCGAACTAGATTTTAATGAGATTCTTGTAGAAGTTGATGGTTATCTTTTAAATGAAAGTTTAGAGAGTGCTGAAAATGCAATGAGATTTTATTCTTATTATGCTGATACTGAATACAAGTGGCTTTCTCTTATTAAAAGAGCAAAGCTTTATTCTGTTAAAATTAAACATTATTTATTGATGAGGGATATTTTGGACTTAAGTGTTAAAAGTTTGCCGGGAAATTTAAAGCTTAGGGCACTTGAAGTATATTCAAAACTTAAGGTGGGAGCTGTTTTAGAGGCTTATGATATTGCAAAGCAGTATCTTTTAGGATATAAGGAATATAAGCATTTGTATGATGAGGCTTTTATTAAAAGTTTAATTTTAAGCTATGATGTAAAAGATATTAAAAGCTTTTTAATCAAAATAGAACATGAAAGAGATGCTTTTGCTTTTGAGACTATAGGTTTAAATCTTCAGAATAATGCATTTTTAATTGATGCAATGCTTTTGTATATAGAGAAAAAGGATTTAGCTTCTGCTAAGAGAATACTTTTGAGGATAAAGGAAGATAAGGATTTTTCTAAAGAGCTTGCCTATATTTCTTATGGTCTTGATAATTTGGATTTTACTATTGCAAATCTTAAGCTTAATAATAGTAATGACCCAAGTTTGATGTTTTTGCTAGCAGACGCCTATTTGAAGAAGGGTGATATTAATAATGCTAAGATTGAATATTTAAAACTTTATACTGATTTTCCTGATTATAGTATGATGGTATATCTTGGTCTGGCATTTATTGCTAAGAAGGAGCATGATTTAAATCGTGCTATTGCTTATTTAAATAAGGCTAATGAAAATTTTAAAGAAAATGAAATTGTGAATTATTATTTGGCTAATGTTTATTTTGAAGCCAATGATTATTTTAATGCAAATGAGATTGCAAAAAAGTATAAAGAGAGTCCTTTATTTTTTAAACTTTACTTTGTGTTGAATTATTCAAATTTAAAATATGAGGCTAAAAAGTCTTTTTTATGGCGTTTATTTTATAGATCAAATTATAGTGCTGATGTTGCTCAGCTTTTGGCTTGGAATTTGCTTCTTTATTCTGATCTAAAAGATTTAGATTTATTTTTTAAGATTTATGATTCTGTCGATGAAGTTCAAGATTGGTATTATTTCTATAAATTTTATTATTTTTTTCTTAAAAAAGACTTAAGTGTTGCGGAAAAAGTGATTATTGAGAATCAAGTGGGCAAATATTTATATGGTTTTTATTATAATCTTGGGGTTTTAAAATTGTATCAAAAAAATTATAAAGAGTCTGAAGAATATTTTAGTAAGACAGTTTCTCTTTTGCCTTTCACTCTTGATGATAAGAGTAAAATTACTTTAAGAGAACGTGAAGATGTGGCAAAAGTGTATTTAAAGCGTGGAATTAATTATCTTTATTTAGGTGAATTTGAAAAGGGACGAGAAGCTATTTTAACTTCTAATTTTTTTTATGAAACTAATGAAGGTAAACTTTATATGAATATGATAGAAATACTTAAAGAGAGGAATTGA
- the nusB gene encoding transcription antitermination factor NusB, protein MDLRHKARVLAFQKIYSIDVNCKAKDNIYDIFNLEDHGFELEEDLKLFYSVLVNGTYDNLESIDKLISDISLNWRLDRMDKVDLAILRMSVYSLKFQNLDVPKRVIIDEAILIAKKYGSKNSYKFVNGILDALLKNMESSFESK, encoded by the coding sequence ATGGATTTGAGACATAAGGCTAGGGTATTAGCTTTTCAAAAAATTTACAGTATTGATGTTAATTGTAAGGCAAAAGATAATATTTATGATATTTTTAATCTTGAAGATCATGGATTTGAGTTAGAAGAAGATTTAAAATTATTTTATTCTGTTTTGGTTAATGGTACTTATGATAATTTAGAATCTATTGACAAATTGATTAGTGATATTTCTCTTAATTGGCGTTTAGACCGTATGGATAAAGTTGATCTTGCCATATTGAGGATGAGTGTGTATTCACTTAAGTTTCAAAATTTAGATGTTCCCAAGAGAGTTATAATAGATGAGGCTATTTTAATTGCCAAAAAGTATGGTAGTAAAAATTCTTATAAATTTGTTAATGGAATACTTGATGCTTTGTTGAAAAATATGGAGAGCTCATTTGAAAGTAAATAA
- a CDS encoding peptidylprolyl isomerase, with product MIDIKVIFMGNVLCFLLFFVVGITTFAQNTPVVIINLHSNEIITKTEFDSKVNTLKKTQGREDLSNAERKQVLQILIADVLFGQEALKQGIKVEDSEVMQTIRTQFGLLNLTDEQIKQMIESQGTNWNELLSSMKRSLSAQKLVLKIAQPKFSEIKIPGEKEVVEYYEANKTKFVNPDIARISHVFFSSKDKKRSEVLANAKDIVNQIKSKKITFEEAVRKYSSDEGSKIKNGDLGFLTRGDQNAQNVLGLDFIKEVFMLKKGDISQPISSKEGFHIVKVTEMYSQRFLGLQDKISPNIDMTVKDAIKNNMVNIHQQQIVVRVQQELYDKLNKSASIQILDSSLK from the coding sequence ATGATTGATATAAAGGTGATTTTTATGGGTAATGTTTTGTGTTTTCTGTTATTTTTTGTTGTAGGAATAACTACTTTTGCTCAAAATACTCCTGTTGTAATTATTAATTTGCATAGTAATGAAATTATTACTAAGACAGAATTTGATTCTAAAGTAAATACATTGAAAAAGACACAAGGTAGAGAAGATTTAAGTAATGCTGAGAGAAAGCAAGTTTTGCAGATTTTAATAGCTGATGTCCTTTTTGGTCAAGAAGCTTTAAAGCAAGGTATTAAGGTTGAAGATTCGGAAGTTATGCAAACAATTAGAACTCAGTTTGGACTTTTAAATCTTACAGATGAGCAAATTAAACAAATGATAGAAAGTCAGGGTACAAATTGGAATGAGCTTTTATCTTCAATGAAGAGGTCTCTTTCTGCACAAAAGTTAGTTCTAAAGATTGCTCAGCCTAAATTTTCAGAAATAAAAATCCCAGGAGAAAAAGAAGTAGTTGAATATTATGAGGCTAATAAAACTAAGTTTGTTAATCCTGATATAGCAAGGATTAGTCATGTTTTCTTTTCTTCAAAAGATAAAAAGAGATCAGAGGTTCTTGCAAATGCAAAGGATATTGTAAATCAGATAAAATCGAAAAAAATTACCTTTGAGGAAGCTGTAAGAAAATATTCAAGTGATGAGGGTTCTAAGATTAAAAATGGTGATCTTGGATTCTTGACAAGAGGTGATCAAAATGCACAAAATGTTCTTGGATTAGATTTTATTAAAGAAGTATTTATGCTTAAGAAGGGAGACATTTCTCAGCCAATATCATCAAAAGAAGGTTTTCATATAGTTAAAGTTACTGAAATGTATTCTCAGAGATTTTTAGGCCTTCAAGATAAGATATCTCCTAATATTGATATGACTGTAAAGGATGCCATAAAAAATAATATGGTTAATATTCATCAGCAGCAAATTGTTGTTAGAGTACAACAAGAGCTTTATGATAAACTCAATAAGTCTGCTAGTATACAAATTTTGGATTCTAGTCTAAAATAA
- a CDS encoding acetyl-CoA C-acyltransferase: protein MRKIAIIDGLRSPITKFGGALNGMNIVDVSSDIVKALLGRNNIETVDEVIIGNVISAGLGQNIARQIALKIGLGEITPAFTVNKVCGSGLKSLELAFNSIALGNSEVVLAGGVEDLSNAPYLLPRGVRFDGLKFGDFKIEDSIYKDALVDTPSSTVMGLTAENLAEMYKITREMQDHFAYNSHIKATAARDSGYFNDEIYPLSVFDKKTKLKSVICSDEEIRDSLSLEKLSSLKPVFKEGGTVTAGNSSSLDDGACFLILASEDFVCKMGLQPLAYVGGFKSVGLNPLHMGFGAFLAIEEIIEEFNLTPSEIDFIETNEAFAAQSLSVLKALHQKYDVRDSIINVNGGAIALGHPFSVSGARILLTLARLIKINNKSKGIASLCIGGGQGMAAFLYR, encoded by the coding sequence ATGAGAAAAATAGCAATCATTGACGGACTTAGATCACCGATTACTAAATTTGGAGGTGCCTTAAATGGAATGAATATTGTTGATGTGTCTTCAGATATTGTTAAGGCTTTGCTTGGGAGAAATAATATTGAGACAGTGGATGAGGTTATTATTGGAAATGTAATTTCTGCAGGGCTTGGTCAAAATATTGCCAGACAAATTGCTTTGAAGATTGGTTTAGGTGAAATTACTCCTGCTTTTACTGTAAACAAAGTTTGTGGCTCAGGACTTAAGTCTTTAGAACTTGCGTTTAATTCTATAGCTCTTGGTAATAGTGAAGTTGTTTTAGCTGGTGGTGTAGAAGATTTGAGTAATGCGCCTTATCTTTTGCCAAGAGGTGTCAGATTTGATGGTTTAAAATTTGGCGACTTTAAAATAGAAGATTCAATATATAAAGATGCATTAGTTGATACTCCAAGTAGTACTGTGATGGGACTTACAGCGGAAAATTTGGCTGAAATGTATAAAATTACAAGAGAAATGCAAGATCATTTTGCATATAATTCTCATATTAAGGCAACAGCAGCAAGAGATAGTGGATATTTTAATGATGAAATATATCCTTTATCAGTTTTTGATAAAAAGACAAAACTTAAAAGTGTTATATGTAGTGATGAGGAAATACGTGATAGTTTAAGTTTGGAGAAACTGTCGTCTTTAAAACCTGTCTTTAAGGAGGGAGGTACTGTTACTGCCGGCAATTCTTCTAGCTTAGATGATGGGGCTTGTTTTTTAATATTGGCAAGTGAGGATTTTGTTTGCAAAATGGGATTACAACCTTTAGCTTATGTTGGTGGTTTTAAAAGTGTAGGCTTAAATCCTCTTCATATGGGATTTGGAGCTTTTCTTGCTATTGAAGAGATTATAGAGGAATTTAACTTAACTCCAAGTGAAATTGATTTTATCGAAACAAATGAAGCTTTTGCAGCACAATCTTTAAGTGTTTTGAAAGCTTTACATCAAAAATATGATGTGAGAGATAGTATTATCAATGTTAATGGAGGGGCTATTGCCTTAGGGCATCCGTTTTCAGTTAGTGGCGCTAGGATTTTGTTAACCCTTGCACGTCTCATTAAAATAAATAATAAATCAAAAGGAATTGCCTCTCTTTGTATTGGAGGTGGACAGGGTATGGCGGCCTTTTTATATAGATGA
- the dnaB gene encoding replicative DNA helicase: MAFTSVSTASTLLFNEGAEKAVISSIFYNPGKVEEALLYLKPDDFYSQNHEMIFKAMISLYEKRENIDPITVFEEVSSLTPKSQLLSNFKALTGLQDYLSFLSGYLPTDKTINVYAKIVKEHRIRRDISKISKELNDLANDSTKKVEQFVEEAQRHILSIELDCSSKNLNHAKIIAERVHAEIYERSMKKREVNFGIPSGFKKVDSLIGGFRESDFIIIGARPSVGKTAFALNIASSIALRNDKKRKVGFFSLEMTSDALIKRIIAAQANIDSFKIQNSILSGHEIKAINDVVNDISNSEFYIEDTANISLLTLATQARKLKRFSGIDILFVDYISLISLEARNIPRHEQVASISKTLKELARELKIPIVALSQLTRDTEGREPSLASLRESGALEQDADIVILLHRDKDLRSGSDDERVISAIDTKIIVAKHRNGPTGRADILFLPHVVKFVNKEHENDY, translated from the coding sequence GTGGCTTTTACTTCAGTAAGTACAGCCTCTACACTTCTTTTTAACGAAGGCGCAGAAAAGGCAGTTATTTCTAGTATATTTTATAATCCAGGAAAGGTGGAAGAGGCATTATTATATTTAAAACCGGATGATTTTTATAGTCAAAATCATGAGATGATTTTTAAAGCGATGATTTCTCTTTATGAAAAAAGAGAAAATATTGATCCAATAACTGTATTTGAGGAAGTATCTTCTTTAACACCTAAATCACAGCTTTTAAGTAATTTTAAAGCTTTAACAGGATTGCAGGATTATTTGAGTTTTCTCTCAGGGTATCTTCCAACTGATAAGACTATAAATGTTTATGCGAAAATTGTTAAAGAACATCGCATTAGAAGAGATATTTCTAAAATTTCTAAGGAACTGAATGATTTAGCTAATGATTCTACAAAAAAAGTTGAACAATTTGTGGAAGAAGCACAAAGGCATATTCTTTCAATTGAATTAGATTGTTCTAGTAAAAATCTTAATCATGCAAAAATTATTGCTGAGAGAGTTCATGCTGAAATATATGAGAGAAGCATGAAAAAACGAGAAGTTAATTTTGGTATTCCGAGTGGTTTTAAGAAGGTTGATAGTCTTATTGGAGGTTTTAGAGAGAGTGATTTTATTATTATTGGTGCTCGTCCTAGTGTTGGTAAGACTGCCTTTGCACTTAATATTGCATCAAGTATTGCATTGAGGAATGATAAAAAGAGAAAAGTAGGTTTTTTTTCTCTTGAAATGACTTCTGATGCTTTGATTAAAAGAATAATAGCAGCTCAAGCTAATATTGATAGTTTTAAGATTCAAAATAGTATTTTGTCAGGTCATGAAATTAAGGCAATCAATGATGTTGTGAATGATATTAGTAATTCTGAATTTTATATCGAAGATACTGCTAATATTAGTTTATTAACGCTTGCAACTCAAGCTAGGAAGCTTAAGAGATTTTCGGGTATAGATATATTATTTGTTGATTATATTAGCCTTATTTCCCTCGAAGCTAGGAATATTCCACGTCATGAGCAGGTAGCCTCAATTAGTAAAACACTCAAAGAGCTTGCAAGAGAACTTAAGATACCAATTGTTGCTCTTTCACAGCTTACAAGAGATACTGAGGGACGTGAACCCAGTCTTGCTAGTTTAAGAGAATCAGGTGCATTAGAGCAGGATGCAGATATTGTTATTTTACTTCATAGGGATAAGGACTTAAGAAGTGGCTCTGATGATGAGAGAGTGATTAGTGCTATCGATACTAAAATTATTGTTGCTAAACATAGAAATGGGCCTACAGGAAGAGCTGATATATTGTTTTTGCCACATGTTGTTAAATTTGTGAATAAAGAACATGAAAATGATTATTAA
- the rplI gene encoding 50S ribosomal protein L9, protein MRVILREDFINLGKEGDIVDVKDGFARNYLLPKGFAVFSDKHNIDIFNQKRRSILKRQETRKKAAFELKEKLDKINLEFVMQSNDSGKLFHSINSLNIADELLKLGFEIERRKIDIHHGTLKTFGIYDVTIKLYEGINSVIKVEIKREEKKHSLKKSKSVEKEV, encoded by the coding sequence ATGAGAGTAATTTTGAGAGAAGATTTTATTAATCTTGGAAAAGAAGGTGATATTGTTGATGTAAAGGATGGTTTTGCTAGAAATTATTTGTTACCAAAAGGTTTTGCTGTTTTTTCAGATAAGCATAATATTGATATTTTCAATCAAAAAAGGAGATCAATACTTAAGAGACAAGAAACAAGAAAAAAAGCAGCTTTTGAACTTAAAGAAAAACTTGATAAGATCAATTTAGAATTCGTAATGCAGTCTAATGATAGTGGAAAATTGTTTCATAGTATCAATAGCTTAAATATTGCCGATGAGCTTTTAAAGCTTGGGTTTGAAATTGAGAGAAGAAAAATAGATATACACCATGGTACATTAAAAACTTTTGGAATTTATGATGTAACTATTAAGCTTTATGAGGGAATTAATTCTGTCATTAAAGTTGAGATAAAAAGGGAAGAGAAAAAACATTCTCTTAAAAAGTCCAAAAGTGTTGAAAAGGAAGTTTAA
- the rpsR gene encoding 30S ribosomal protein S18, producing MYKDIDSHQRDSRTDGHQDGFKKNPNFRFFKKKTCRFCDMDRVPDYKEFDFLKKFITEQGKILPRRITGTSAKHQRRLALEVKKARYMALLPFVKKY from the coding sequence ATGTATAAAGATATAGATTCCCATCAGAGAGATTCAAGGACTGATGGACATCAAGATGGTTTTAAAAAAAACCCTAATTTTAGATTTTTTAAGAAAAAAACATGTAGATTTTGTGATATGGACAGAGTTCCTGATTATAAAGAATTTGATTTCCTTAAGAAGTTTATTACAGAGCAAGGAAAAATATTGCCTAGGAGAATTACAGGCACTTCTGCTAAGCATCAGAGGCGTCTTGCACTAGAGGTTAAAAAAGCTAGATATATGGCTTTACTTCCTTTTGTGAAGAAATATTAA
- a CDS encoding single-stranded DNA-binding protein, which yields MADINSLVLSGRLTRDSELTYTEAGMAILKFGLANNRRVKKNDEWMDYAQFFDCTLFGKRAESLGSFLKKGKQVVISGSLRYESWQDKNTGDKKNRCSVLVDDIQMFGSLIATKGANDVGFENYKKPDSFTDIGFDDGFNEDIPF from the coding sequence ATGGCCGATATTAATTCCTTAGTATTATCTGGTAGGCTTACTAGAGATTCTGAGCTTACTTATACTGAGGCAGGTATGGCTATTCTTAAATTTGGTTTAGCTAATAACAGAAGGGTTAAAAAAAATGACGAATGGATGGATTATGCTCAATTTTTTGATTGTACTCTCTTTGGCAAAAGAGCTGAGAGTCTTGGTTCTTTTCTTAAGAAAGGAAAACAAGTTGTGATTAGTGGTTCTTTAAGGTATGAGAGTTGGCAAGATAAAAATACTGGAGATAAGAAGAATAGATGCAGTGTTTTAGTAGATGATATTCAAATGTTTGGCTCACTTATTGCTACTAAAGGTGCTAATGATGTTGGTTTTGAAAATTATAAGAAGCCAGATTCGTTTACGGATATTGGTTTTGATGACGGTTTTAATGAAGATATACCTTTTTAG
- the rpsF gene encoding 30S ribosomal protein S6, with translation MIKKYEACFLFKSEELEYKAALEEVKKQLTVFNASDFAENSLGERALEYPIRKQLRGRYEIIEFKMDSENLKELEIQLKLIKNLLRHMILVKINKKVSVKKVKRRNFREFKDNRDIKEKESSEFNSNVDVKVD, from the coding sequence ATGATAAAAAAGTACGAAGCTTGTTTTTTGTTTAAGAGTGAAGAACTTGAATATAAAGCTGCTTTAGAAGAGGTAAAAAAACAGTTAACAGTTTTTAATGCTAGTGATTTTGCTGAAAATTCTCTTGGAGAGAGGGCATTAGAATATCCTATTAGGAAGCAGTTGCGTGGTAGATATGAAATAATAGAATTTAAGATGGATAGTGAGAATTTGAAAGAACTTGAAATTCAATTAAAACTTATTAAAAATTTGTTAAGACATATGATCTTGGTTAAGATTAACAAAAAGGTTAGTGTCAAAAAAGTTAAGAGAAGAAATTTTAGAGAGTTCAAGGATAATAGAGATATTAAAGAAAAAGAATCATCAGAGTTTAATTCTAATGTTGATGTAAAAGTAGATTGA